Part of the Roseobacter litoralis Och 149 genome, CTACCACGCAAACCGGGGACGGCCCGGTTGATGCGTCGTTCAATGCGATCAAGGCACTGGTTGCACATTCGGCACGCCTTCAGCTTTATCAGGTGCACGCGGTGACCGAAGGGACGGACGCGCAGGCAACCGTTTCTGTGCGCATGGAAGAAGACGGCCGTATCGTGACGGGGCAGTCGGCCGATACGGACACTGTGGTTGCCTCAGCACGCGCCTATATCCATGCTTTGAACCGTCTGCTGGTGCGTCGTGAAAAAGCCGGTAAGGACACCCGTGAGATCAGCTACAAGGACGTGGGCTGAGCGTTTCGGCAAGATTGCGCGCCTGATACGATAAAAAACAGATACCGTCGATTTTCCGGCGGTATCTTGTCTTGTTATCTGATACGGTTGCAAAAAAACATAAACAACAACCTCAAACAGGATACTTATCATGCGCCCTCTCTTTGCAGCTTTGATCGCAGCAATCCTCATGCCCGCCGCCGCCCAAGCCCAAACACTTGAGCGAATTAAAGAAAACGGACAATTGGTCATCGGCTTTCGGACCGACGCAGCCCCGCTGTCCTACTTGGGCGAAAACGAACCCAAAGGATACACGCCCACCGTCTGCTATGTATTGGCGTCAAAGATTGCAGCAGCGGTCGAACTGCCCGATATGGAAATCATCTTCCGACCAGTGACTGCGGAAAACCGATTTGAGGAAGTTGCGAATGGCAATATCGACCTGCTGTGTGGTGCAGCCACAATCACGCTTGAGCGCCGCGAATTGGTTGATTTTTCCGTGCCGGTGTATGTCGATGGAACTGTGGTTGTGCTCAAGAAAGACGGGCCTGAATCGCTGGATGAGCTGGCCGGAATGAAGGTCGGCGTGCGTTCCGCCACGACCACGCTTGATGCATTGCAAAACTCACTGAATGCGGCGGATATCGCGGCGGAAGTCGTAGTCTTCGATGATCACCCGACGGGCATGGCTGCGCTGGAGCAGGATGAAATCACAGCCTATTTTGCGGACCAGTCCATCTTGATGAACATGGTCGCGCAAAGCGAAGTGGCGGATGACCTGAAGGTTTTCGACCAACTATTGACGGTGGAAAAGCAGGGGCTCGCCATGGCACGCGGTGATACTGAGTTTCGTCTTATTGTCGATCGCGGGTTGTCAGAATTGTTTACCGAAGGCGCAATGGAACAGGCATTCGCGCGCGCACTGCCCAATGTGAAACCGGGTTTAGGCCTTCAGTCGATGTTTCTTTTATCGCCAACCCTGCCCTGACCCGCACGACCTGATGCGATAAAACAGGGGCGTTCATCATTTTCTTCAAAAAGCAAGATGATGCCTAGAACATCGTTAACGCCCCTTTCACCATATCGCGGCTAAGCATATAACACAGGACAACCGGGCCGCTGGGCTCGGATAAATCAGATTCGGGCAAGGTTATAAGCGTCATGGCACTATTCGATAGTTTTCGTGGTCTTTTTTCGTCAGATATGGCGATCGACCTCGGCACTGCAAACACGTTGGTTTACGTTAAAGGCCGTGGGATTATTCTGTCGGAGCCTTCGGTGGTCGCCTATCACGTTAAGGATGGCGTGAAAAAAGTGCTCGCGGTGGGCGAGGATGCCAAGTTGATGCTGGGGCGTACACCCGGCAGCATTGAGGCGATTCGCCCGATGCGCGAAGGTGTGATCGCCGATTTCGACACTGCCGAAGAAATGATCAAACACTTCATCCGCAAAGTGCACAAACGTTCCACTTTCTCCAAACCCAAAATCATCGTCTGCGTCCCCCATGGTGCAACGCCGGTTGAAAAACGCGCTATCCGCCAGTCTGTTCTGAGTGCTGGCGCACGTCGCGCGGGGCTTATCGCAGAGCCGATCGCGGCGGCCATTGGTGCTGGCATGCCGATCACGGACCCCACGGGCAACATGGTCGTGGACATCGGTGGTGGTACGACCGAGGTCGCGGTCCTGTCGCTGGGCGATATTGTCTATGCGCGCTCTGTGCGCGTCGGCGGGGATCGCATGGACGAAGCGATCATCAGCTATTTGCGCCGTCAGCAGAACCTGCTGGTCGGTGAAACCACGGCAGAACGCATCAAGACGTCCATTGGCACGGCAAGAATGCCCGATGACGGGCGTGGGACGTCAATGCAGATCCGGGGGCGCGATCTGTTGAATGGTGTACCGAAAGAAATCGAAGTGACGCAGGCGCAGATCGCCGAGGCGCTGGCTGAACCCGTCCAGCAAATCTGCGAGGCTGTGATGACAGCGCTTGAAACAACACCGCCTGATCTCGCTGCGGATATTGTGGATCGTGGCGTGATGCTGACCGGCGGTGGCGCATTGCTGGGGGATCTCGACCTGGCGCTGCGTGAGCAAACAGGCCTTGCCGTCTCAATTGCGGACGAGTCACTGAATTGCGTGGCTTTGGGCACCGGTAAGGCCTTAGAATACGAGAAACAGCTGCGTCACGCCATCGACTACGACAGTTGATCGCAACGCATTAACCGCACCCCGTCAGAGGCAGGCATGCCCTGCTCCAAATGGGGGCAGGAGACCGACGCCGAATGGCAAAGGACAGGTCAAACGCGAACGACTTTACCGGCCCGCTGCGCCGGTTATTGATCAGCATCCTGATCCTGTGTCTTCTCGGGACGTTCCTGTTGTGGCGGATCGACAGCCCGCGGGTTGAGCGGTTTCGTGCACAGGTGACAGATACATTTGTACCAAATCTGACGTGGGCGATGGCCCCGGTCACTGGCACCGTCAACCTGTTTCAGGACTTTCAAAGTTATCAACGGCTGGCGCAGCAAAACCGCGAATTGCGCTCTGAACTGCGCCGCATGCAAGCTTGGAAAGAAGCTGCGCTTCAGCTGGAACAGGAAAACGCGCGACTTCTTGATCTCAACAACGTGCGTCTGGACCCGCGCCTGACCTATATCACCGGCGTGGTTCTGGCGGACAGCGGCTCGCCTTTCCGGCAATCCGTCCTCATCAACGTAGGCAGTCGGGATGGGCTGGTGGATGGCTGGGCGACGATGGATGGCATTGGCCTTGTCGGTCGCATTTCCGGCGTGGGGGACAAAACTGCGCGTGTGATCCTGCTGACAGATGCCTCAAGCCGCATCCCCGCAATCATCCAACCCTCAGGCCAGCGTGTAATCATCTCCGGTGACAATTCCGCCGCGCCCTTCATCGACTTTCTCGAAGACAGCGATCTGGTAAAGCCCGGCCACAGGGTCATCAGCTCCGGTGACGGTGGCGTGTTTCCCGCCGGGCTTCTGATCGGTCAGGTTGCGGCCGACCCGACCGGCAAATTACGTGTCATCATGGCAGCTGATTATCAGCGCCTGGAGTTCCTGCGCGTGCTGCGCCACCACGGCAAAACAACTGTCTCTGACAATGCCAGGATCATTGGGCCCCAGCTTCCTGTTGCCGAGGCCACACAATGAGCGAGCAAACCACCACGCGCGTTTGGGGCATGCGGCTGACGTTTGGTCTGATCGTTTGCGTCATTCTGTTTTTCCATCTGCTGCCTTTGGAAACCACGCCACGCCAATGGGTTGGCCCGGATCTGATACTGGCCTTCGCCTTTGCCTGGTCACTGCGGCGGCCGGAATATGTGCCGAGTATCGCACTTGCAGGGCTTTTTCTACTTGCTGATCTGTTGCTTTTTAGACCGCCGGGGTTATGGGCGCTCTTTGCTCTGCTGGCCTGCGAAAGCCTGAAGTCCCGCGCGCTTGGATTGCGCGATGGCAGTTTTGCCAATGAATGGCTGAGCGTTTGCATCATGATGACCACGGTAGCGATTGCGTATCGGCTTGCATTGATGGTGACATTTGTCGATCCTCCGGGTTTTACGCTATCAGTCTTCGAGCTTGTCATGACCATGCTTTTCTACCCCATCGTGGTCGGGATAACCCATAGCGTGCTGGGCGTGCAGAAAACCGCCCCCGGCGATCTTGATGCGAGAGGCCGGCGGGGATGACAAACGCAAGACATGAACCAAGGGGTCTGATGTGAAACGGACACGGGCAGAAACAGATTTCAGCCACCGGCACCTGTCGCGGCGCGCTGCGCTTTTGGGCGGGGCGCAATTGCTGTTTATTGGCGGGTTGGCCGCGCGCATGCGGTATCTGCAGGTCGAGCAGGCCGACGAATTCCGCCTTCTGGCCGAGGAAAACCGCATCAACGTTCGCCTCATCCCACCTTCCCGCGGGGAGGTTTTTGACAGAAACGGGGTGCGGCTTGCGCAAAACGCACCATCCTATCGTATCGTGATCATCAAGGAAGACGCTGGCGATGTGGATGCATCACTGGAACAACTGTCCCGGATCATCGCCCTCGACGACAGTGCGATTGCCCGAATCAAAGACGAAATGCGCAGGTCAGCTCCTTTTCTGCCCGTGACCGTCGCGTCAGATGTGACTTGGGAAGAAATCAGCCGCGTTTCCGTGAATGCACCCGCCTTGCCGGGCATCACCCCCGAGGTGGGACTGAGCCGTGTCTATCCGCAGGGTTCTGATTTTGCTCATGTCTTAGGGTATGTGGGTCCGGTGTCGGACTATGATCTATCAAAGATCACAGACCCAGAACCCGTTCTGATGATCCCCCGCTTCCAAATCGGGAAAGTAGGGGTAGAGACAAAACTTGAACCGCTCATGCGGGGGAGAGCCGGGGCCAAACGGGTCGAGGTCAATGCGACAGGGCGCGTGATGCGTGAACTTGACCGGCAAGAAGGAACTGCCGGGTCGGATATCCAGCTCACTGTTGATGCGGCCTTGCAGGGATACGTGCAGGCGCGCCTGACCGGCGAAAGCGCGAGCGCTGTCATCATCGACTGCGACAACGGCGATCTTGTGGCGTGCGCCTCTGCCCCGACATTTGATCCCAACTTGTTTGTGCGCGGCATTTCACAAAAGGACTACGGGGCGCTGACGGGCAACAAATACCGCCCCCTGGCCAGCAAGACCGTACAGGGGCTGTATCCACCGGGTTCCACATTCAAGATGATCACCGCCATGGCCGCTTTGGAGGCCGGGTTGATCGGCCCGGATGAAACCGCTTATTGTCCGGGGCATCTTGAGGTGTCAGGTCGCCGGTTCCACTGCTGGAAACGCGCAGGCCACGGATGGGTCGATCTGCAGGATTCTCTCAAGAAATCATGCGATGTCTATTACTATGATCTGGCGATCAAGGTCGGTATCGAAAAGATCACGGCAATGGCCAATCGTTTTGGTCTAGGTGTAAAGCACGATGTTCCCATGTCAGCCGTCGCCTCCGGCCTGATGCCAACGATGGAATGGAAACAGATCTATCAGGGTCAGTCTTGGCGGGTGGGTGACACGGTCAATGCGTCCATCGGACAAGGGTTTTTGCTGGCCTCTCCGCTGCAACTTGCGGTCATGACCGCGCGAATTGCCACCGGGCGGGCGGTATCCCCGCGGCTGATCAAATCAATTGACGGCGTCGAAGAACCTGATCGCGGTGGCGAAAGCCTGGGCATGAACGAGAACAACCTGCGCAAGATGCGCAGAGCCATGTTTGCCGTCGTCAATGACCGGCGGGGCACCGCATATGGGTCGCGTGTGATCGAAGAAGAAATGCGCATGGCGGGGAAAACCGGGACAAGTCAGGTGCGTAACATCACCGCCGCAGAACGCCGTGCAGGCGTGATCCGAAACGAGGACCTGCCGTGGGAGCGCCGCGATCATGCATTGTTTGTGAATTTCGCCCCATATGACACCCCCAAATACGCGGTTGCTGTCATCGTCGAACACGGCGGTGGTGGGTCGAAAGCCGCAGCGCCTATTGCCCGCGATATCACGTTGCAAGCGCTTTACGGCGGCACACCACCGCTCGAAGCCTATCCGGCCAAGGACCGCGAACGCATCGGAACCCTGCAACAACAGCTACGCAGCATTCAGCCACAGGCCGCAATAAGCGGGCGCGATCAGGCATGAGCTATCTTGAACATAACGTCAAATCCACGCCGGTGGGGTTGCGCAAGATTTTGCACCTCAACTGGCCTGTCGCGATCCTGCTGGCCACTGTTGCAGGCGTCGGGTTCTTGATGCTCTACTCGGTTGCGGGCGGGTCCTTCTCCCCATGGGCCGAGCCGCAGATGAAGCGGTTCGTCGTCGGTTTCGCCCTCATGCTGATGGTGGCCATGGTTCCCATCTGGTTTTGGCGCAGCCTGTCGGGTCTTGCCTATCTGGGCACGCTTGTTTTGCTGATTGCGGTGGAGCTTTTCGGCACCGTGGGCATGGGCGCGCAGCGGTGGATTGACCTTGGCTTCATGCGACTGCAGCCCTCCGAATTGATGAAAATCACATTGGTGATGTTGCTGGCTGCCTATTATGACTGGCTGCCAGCCAAGAAAACATCGCGCCCCCTTTGGGTGCTTTTACCGGTCATCATCATAATAATCCCTGTTCTTCTGGTTTTGCGTCAACCCGATCTGGGCACGTCAATTCTGCTGCTGGCCGCCGGGGGCGGTTTGATGTTTCTGGCCGGTGTGCACTGGGCCTATTTTGCGGCCGTTACGGCCAGCGGTGTGGCCCTTGTGACCGCTGTTTTTCAGTCCCGCGGCACACCGTGGCAGCTGATCGAAAACTATCAGTTCCGCCGGATTGATACCTTTCTGGACCCCAGTACTGACCCCCTGGGCGCGGGATACCACATCACGCAATCCAAGATCGCGCTTGGTTCCGGGGGCTGGACCGGGCGCGGTTTCATGCAGGGGACACAAAGCCGTCTGAACTTTTTGCCCGAAAAACACACGGACTTTATCTTTACCACGCTGGCGGAAGAATTCGGCTTTATCGGCGCGATTTCATTGCTCGCGCTTTACACGTTGATCATTGTCTTTTGCGTCTGGTCCGCCATGCTGAACAAAGACCGATTTTCGTCTCTGCTGACCCTCGGAATTGCGCTGAACTTCTTCTTGTTCTTTGCCGTCAACATGTCGATGGTCATGGGGCTTGCGCCGGTTGTCGGGGTCCCGCTCCCTCTGGTGAGCTTTGGCGGGTCCGCCATGCTGGTTTTGATGCTTGCCTTCGGGCTGACGCAAAGTGCGCATGTGCACCGCCCCAGATAAGAGCCAGATAAAGGCCAGACAAAAGGACTGACATGACCCTGACCGTATTGTTCGCCGCCAGCAATGAGGACTGGCACAATTACAGCCGGGCGCTCAACAAGGCCTTTACCGAGGCAGACCTGAACGCCGAACTCGTGACAAACGCTCCACCGGACGATGTGGACTATATCGTTTATGCCCCCACATCGACGCTGCAGGATTTCTCACCCTATAAAAACACCAAAGCTGTTTTGAGCCTTTGGGCCGGTGTCGAGCGCATCGTGACAAACGACACGCTCAGCTTTCCGCTGATCAAGATGGTTGATCCGGGCATGACCCAATCCATGGTCGAATGGGTCGTCGGCCATGTCATGCGGTATCATCTGAGCATGGACCGCCATATCGTGAATCCGCAGCGCAAATGGGAGTGGCATTCCAACCCGCTGGCACAGGA contains:
- a CDS encoding amino acid ABC transporter substrate-binding protein is translated as MRPLFAALIAAILMPAAAQAQTLERIKENGQLVIGFRTDAAPLSYLGENEPKGYTPTVCYVLASKIAAAVELPDMEIIFRPVTAENRFEEVANGNIDLLCGAATITLERRELVDFSVPVYVDGTVVVLKKDGPESLDELAGMKVGVRSATTTLDALQNSLNAADIAAEVVVFDDHPTGMAALEQDEITAYFADQSILMNMVAQSEVADDLKVFDQLLTVEKQGLAMARGDTEFRLIVDRGLSELFTEGAMEQAFARALPNVKPGLGLQSMFLLSPTLP
- a CDS encoding rod shape-determining protein, translating into MALFDSFRGLFSSDMAIDLGTANTLVYVKGRGIILSEPSVVAYHVKDGVKKVLAVGEDAKLMLGRTPGSIEAIRPMREGVIADFDTAEEMIKHFIRKVHKRSTFSKPKIIVCVPHGATPVEKRAIRQSVLSAGARRAGLIAEPIAAAIGAGMPITDPTGNMVVDIGGGTTEVAVLSLGDIVYARSVRVGGDRMDEAIISYLRRQQNLLVGETTAERIKTSIGTARMPDDGRGTSMQIRGRDLLNGVPKEIEVTQAQIAEALAEPVQQICEAVMTALETTPPDLAADIVDRGVMLTGGGALLGDLDLALREQTGLAVSIADESLNCVALGTGKALEYEKQLRHAIDYDS
- the mreC gene encoding rod shape-determining protein MreC, which codes for MAKDRSNANDFTGPLRRLLISILILCLLGTFLLWRIDSPRVERFRAQVTDTFVPNLTWAMAPVTGTVNLFQDFQSYQRLAQQNRELRSELRRMQAWKEAALQLEQENARLLDLNNVRLDPRLTYITGVVLADSGSPFRQSVLINVGSRDGLVDGWATMDGIGLVGRISGVGDKTARVILLTDASSRIPAIIQPSGQRVIISGDNSAAPFIDFLEDSDLVKPGHRVISSGDGGVFPAGLLIGQVAADPTGKLRVIMAADYQRLEFLRVLRHHGKTTVSDNARIIGPQLPVAEATQ
- the mrdA gene encoding penicillin-binding protein 2 encodes the protein MKRTRAETDFSHRHLSRRAALLGGAQLLFIGGLAARMRYLQVEQADEFRLLAEENRINVRLIPPSRGEVFDRNGVRLAQNAPSYRIVIIKEDAGDVDASLEQLSRIIALDDSAIARIKDEMRRSAPFLPVTVASDVTWEEISRVSVNAPALPGITPEVGLSRVYPQGSDFAHVLGYVGPVSDYDLSKITDPEPVLMIPRFQIGKVGVETKLEPLMRGRAGAKRVEVNATGRVMRELDRQEGTAGSDIQLTVDAALQGYVQARLTGESASAVIIDCDNGDLVACASAPTFDPNLFVRGISQKDYGALTGNKYRPLASKTVQGLYPPGSTFKMITAMAALEAGLIGPDETAYCPGHLEVSGRRFHCWKRAGHGWVDLQDSLKKSCDVYYYDLAIKVGIEKITAMANRFGLGVKHDVPMSAVASGLMPTMEWKQIYQGQSWRVGDTVNASIGQGFLLASPLQLAVMTARIATGRAVSPRLIKSIDGVEEPDRGGESLGMNENNLRKMRRAMFAVVNDRRGTAYGSRVIEEEMRMAGKTGTSQVRNITAAERRAGVIRNEDLPWERRDHALFVNFAPYDTPKYAVAVIVEHGGGGSKAAAPIARDITLQALYGGTPPLEAYPAKDRERIGTLQQQLRSIQPQAAISGRDQA
- the rodA gene encoding rod shape-determining protein RodA, whose protein sequence is MSYLEHNVKSTPVGLRKILHLNWPVAILLATVAGVGFLMLYSVAGGSFSPWAEPQMKRFVVGFALMLMVAMVPIWFWRSLSGLAYLGTLVLLIAVELFGTVGMGAQRWIDLGFMRLQPSELMKITLVMLLAAYYDWLPAKKTSRPLWVLLPVIIIIIPVLLVLRQPDLGTSILLLAAGGGLMFLAGVHWAYFAAVTASGVALVTAVFQSRGTPWQLIENYQFRRIDTFLDPSTDPLGAGYHITQSKIALGSGGWTGRGFMQGTQSRLNFLPEKHTDFIFTTLAEEFGFIGAISLLALYTLIIVFCVWSAMLNKDRFSSLLTLGIALNFFLFFAVNMSMVMGLAPVVGVPLPLVSFGGSAMLVLMLAFGLTQSAHVHRPR